In 'Nostoc azollae' 0708, the following are encoded in one genomic region:
- a CDS encoding TIGR02652 family protein encodes MMNPGLQYPIFGPEIQCPHCRQTIPALTLTDTYLCTRHGAFEANPKTGELVHLQSGRHWRRWNNEWYRQHTHPDGIRFEIHEALDKLYTQGYRATRVIIARRYQDLMSGYLERSSPWRSGQPEATSARLYGLPVEFSPNPAEDSCWDVINFDLDKEPGVPVRYPYFRLFE; translated from the coding sequence ATGATGAATCCAGGCTTGCAGTACCCAATATTTGGCCCTGAAATACAGTGTCCTCACTGTCGCCAAACTATTCCCGCACTGACTCTGACTGATACCTATCTGTGTACCCGTCATGGCGCGTTTGAAGCGAATCCGAAAACTGGGGAGTTGGTACATCTCCAGTCGGGTCGTCATTGGCGCAGGTGGAATAATGAATGGTATCGACAACATACTCATCCTGATGGGATTCGCTTTGAAATTCACGAGGCGTTAGATAAGCTTTATACTCAAGGATATAGAGCTACAAGGGTGATTATTGCCCGACGCTATCAGGATTTGATGAGTGGCTATTTGGAACGCAGTAGTCCTTGGCGTTCTGGACAACCGGAAGCTACATCTGCTCGTTTGTATGGTTTACCAGTCGAGTTTAGTCCCAATCCTGCTGAAGATTCATGCTGGGATGTGATTAATTTCGATTTGGATAAGGAGCCTGGTGTACCGGTACGTTATCCTTATTTCCGCTTATTTGAATAG
- a CDS encoding VOC family protein, with translation MHHASIRTANIHRAIAFYEQLGFTVGDRFTTGYTLACWMEGLDSRIELIQIPQPKPAPDAFADEHYVGYYHLSFDLTEITPDLHNWLSDLKAQIAAITELQPLTVLLQPTQQQIGDHILEVAFIADADGLALEFIRFLGKLGDR, from the coding sequence ATGCACCATGCTTCTATTCGGACTGCTAATATTCACCGTGCGATCGCTTTCTATGAACAGTTAGGATTTACTGTTGGCGATCGCTTCACTACAGGTTATACTCTAGCTTGCTGGATGGAAGGTTTGGATAGCCGCATTGAATTGATCCAAATTCCCCAGCCTAAACCAGCCCCTGATGCTTTTGCAGATGAGCATTATGTGGGCTATTATCATCTTTCCTTTGATTTAACTGAGATTACACCAGATTTACACAACTGGTTATCAGATTTAAAGGCGCAAATAGCTGCGATAACTGAGTTGCAACCCCTAACAGTCCTTTTACAACCAACTCAGCAGCAAATAGGCGATCACATCTTAGAAGTCGCTTTCATCGCCGACGCTGATGGCTTGGCTTTGGAGTTTATCCGGTTTTTAGGCAAGTTAGGTGACAGGTGA
- a CDS encoding M16 family metallopeptidase, with product MFVISVFHRYRIPLLLFIFSLIAAVLLKHPVSERQNLAIPQWEHSQQIFVNKKTNILTLTTRNVQKTMLENGLTVLTKEVHNAPVVTVQVWYKVGSGNEQPGMNGIAHQLEHIMFKGTKNRPVQFGQLFSALGSDSNAFTSYEQTAYYNTAESDKLKALLELEADRMQNSLIDHQQLASEKQVVISELEGYENSPKYRLKRAVLKSIFPDHAYGLPTGGTKADVEQLTVEQVREYYQKYYTPDNAVLVIVGDFQTPQTLETVEEIFGKIPQGQTLLPKPTPPIPQFPSSPIVLREPGAGKLLQVIYPLPDVNHPDVPILGVMDYILTGGKNSYLYQVLVKSGLANDVSAHVASLGAIGWYDLYVNTSPNQDLRKVEDSIKTAITKLLKRGVTSEQVKRAITQLTASVILNRRDITGQGMQFANDQLIAGDDRYTERYLENVRQVKSEDVIAVIKKYLKPEAQVVGFFEPQDNANYDHRPSTSVGTEENLTSGVTATPSDVIKYLPNLDDTNNKLNHPILQKLTLANGLRVLLLPGNSSPTVTLSGYIKAGKEFEENEQAGLASLVADNLMSGTKTKDALTIAKILEDRGASLNFTAQREGVRIQGKSLREDFSVLLATMVDVVRNSTFPVQELKLTRQQALNALNVELDDPYQVANRQFIQSLYPQNHPSHTFATKETIQRITQRDAIAFKQKHYRPDSMVLVLVGDFDVEKVRSLIENQFGDWRVSGKAPMVEYPIVVMTDKGVRVNSVLPGKSQAVTYMGYTGIKRQDPRFYQALVLNQILGGDSLSSRLGAEVRDRLGLTYEIYSNFQGGKNIGTFLIEMQTSPEDTNKAIATTRKLLKQLHQQGVTELEVETAKRTLISNYHISLSKPEQLTARILMNEVYELDEMELRGFVEKIQKVTKNEVNQVARQLLYPDKFVVVTAGPAIMAEVIGDW from the coding sequence ATGTTTGTTATTTCTGTCTTCCATAGATATCGTATTCCTCTACTACTATTTATTTTTTCTCTAATTGCAGCGGTTTTATTGAAGCATCCTGTTTCCGAACGCCAAAATTTGGCGATCCCCCAATGGGAACATTCTCAGCAAATCTTCGTAAATAAAAAAACGAATATTCTTACATTGACGACAAGAAATGTCCAGAAGACCATGCTGGAAAATGGTTTAACAGTCTTGACAAAAGAGGTACATAATGCACCAGTTGTCACGGTGCAGGTATGGTACAAAGTTGGCTCAGGTAATGAACAACCTGGGATGAATGGTATTGCTCACCAGTTGGAGCATATTATGTTTAAAGGTACAAAAAACCGTCCTGTTCAATTTGGACAGTTATTTAGTGCTTTGGGTAGTGACTCCAATGCTTTTACTAGTTATGAGCAAACGGCATATTACAATACCGCTGAAAGTGATAAACTCAAAGCACTGCTGGAATTGGAAGCAGACAGGATGCAAAATTCGCTCATTGATCATCAGCAATTAGCGAGTGAGAAGCAGGTGGTTATTTCTGAGTTAGAGGGTTATGAAAATAGTCCCAAATACCGTCTCAAGCGTGCTGTATTGAAGTCTATATTTCCCGATCATGCTTATGGTTTACCTACAGGTGGAACTAAAGCGGATGTGGAACAATTGACTGTTGAGCAGGTGCGGGAGTATTATCAAAAATACTACACTCCTGACAATGCTGTATTGGTGATTGTTGGAGATTTCCAAACTCCACAAACTCTGGAAACAGTTGAAGAGATTTTTGGTAAAATTCCCCAAGGTCAAACACTTCTCCCAAAACCTACTCCCCCTATTCCTCAATTTCCTTCTTCTCCCATCGTTTTACGAGAACCAGGTGCGGGGAAACTGTTACAGGTGATTTATCCTCTTCCTGATGTCAATCACCCAGATGTACCAATCTTGGGAGTGATGGATTATATTTTGACGGGGGGGAAGAATTCTTATTTATATCAGGTTTTGGTGAAGTCGGGTTTGGCTAATGATGTTTCCGCTCATGTTGCCAGTTTGGGGGCAATCGGTTGGTATGATTTATATGTGAATACTTCACCAAATCAAGATTTACGGAAAGTTGAGGATTCTATTAAGACTGCAATTACGAAACTTCTTAAAAGAGGAGTGACATCGGAACAAGTTAAACGCGCTATAACTCAATTAACTGCATCCGTGATTTTAAATAGGCGTGATATCACTGGTCAAGGAATGCAATTTGCGAATGATCAGCTAATTGCTGGTGATGATCGCTATACAGAACGTTATTTAGAAAATGTTCGTCAGGTAAAATCTGAGGATGTGATAGCTGTAATTAAGAAGTATCTCAAACCAGAAGCGCAAGTAGTGGGGTTTTTTGAACCTCAAGACAATGCTAACTATGATCATCGTCCATCCACGTCTGTGGGGACTGAAGAAAATTTGACTTCTGGAGTTACAGCAACTCCATCTGACGTGATCAAGTATTTACCAAATTTGGATGATACTAACAATAAATTAAATCATCCAATACTACAGAAACTAACATTAGCTAATGGTTTGCGGGTGTTACTATTGCCAGGTAATAGTAGTCCAACTGTAACTTTAAGTGGCTATATCAAAGCGGGTAAAGAATTTGAGGAAAATGAACAAGCGGGTTTAGCGTCTTTGGTGGCAGATAATTTGATGAGTGGGACTAAAACTAAGGATGCATTGACTATTGCGAAAATTTTGGAAGATCGAGGAGCGAGTTTAAATTTTACTGCACAGCGGGAAGGTGTACGTATCCAGGGTAAGAGTTTAAGGGAAGATTTTTCTGTTTTGTTGGCAACGATGGTAGATGTTGTGAGAAATAGCACTTTTCCTGTGCAGGAATTAAAACTGACTCGTCAACAAGCTTTAAATGCGCTGAATGTTGAATTAGATGATCCTTACCAGGTAGCGAACCGACAATTTATCCAATCTTTGTATCCGCAAAATCACCCTTCTCATACCTTTGCGACGAAGGAGACTATACAGAGAATTACACAAAGGGATGCGATCGCTTTCAAACAAAAACATTATCGACCAGATAGTATGGTATTGGTATTGGTGGGTGATTTTGATGTGGAGAAAGTGCGATCACTCATCGAAAATCAATTTGGTGATTGGCGAGTCAGTGGTAAAGCACCGATGGTAGAATATCCCATTGTGGTGATGACAGATAAGGGGGTGCGTGTTAATTCTGTTCTCCCTGGTAAATCCCAGGCTGTCACCTATATGGGTTACACAGGTATTAAACGCCAAGATCCCAGATTTTATCAAGCTTTGGTGTTAAATCAAATTTTGGGAGGCGATAGTTTATCTAGTAGACTGGGGGCAGAAGTGCGCGATCGCTTGGGTTTAACCTACGAAATTTATAGCAACTTCCAAGGTGGAAAGAATATTGGGACATTTTTGATTGAAATGCAAACCAGTCCAGAAGATACTAATAAAGCGATCGCAACCACCCGCAAACTATTAAAACAACTGCATCAGCAAGGTGTGACAGAACTAGAAGTTGAAACCGCTAAACGGACTCTGATTAGTAACTATCATATTTCTCTGTCCAAACCTGAGCAATTAACAGCCAGAATTCTGATGAATGAGGTTTATGAATTAGACGAAATGGAATTACGCGGTTTTGTTGAAAAGATTCAGAAAGTTACCAAAAATGAAGTGAATCAAGTTGCGCGTCAGTTACTTTATCCTGATAAATTTGTAGTGGTGACGGCTGGGCCTGCAATCATGGCTGAGGTGATTGGTGATTGGTAA
- the map gene encoding type I methionyl aminopeptidase, producing the protein MNIFSSLLSQPVQPKPAPKQRRGIEIKSPREIEIMRQSAKIVATVLKEISELVKPGMTTADLDTHAEKRIRQMGATPSFKGYHGFPASICSSINNEVVHGIPSPKKVIRAGDVLKVDTGAYYQGFHGDSCITIAVENVTPEAAKLIRVAEEALFKGIEQVKAGIHLVEIAAAIEDHIKANDFNVVEQFTGHGVGRNLHEEPAVFNYRTRDIPNVKLRAGMTLAIEPILNAGSKNTRILADRWTAVTVDNALSAQFEHTVLVTDSGYEILTDRSLV; encoded by the coding sequence ATGAACATTTTCAGCAGCTTGCTTTCTCAACCAGTTCAGCCAAAACCAGCACCAAAACAACGCCGGGGCATTGAAATTAAATCTCCCCGCGAAATTGAGATTATGCGACAATCAGCAAAGATTGTGGCAACTGTTCTCAAAGAAATTTCTGAGCTAGTCAAGCCAGGAATGACTACCGCTGATTTGGATACTCATGCGGAAAAACGCATCCGGCAAATGGGTGCAACTCCTAGCTTTAAAGGATATCACGGTTTTCCGGCTTCGATTTGTTCTAGCATTAATAATGAAGTTGTACATGGTATTCCCAGCCCGAAAAAAGTGATTAGGGCAGGAGATGTATTAAAAGTTGATACAGGAGCTTATTATCAAGGATTTCACGGCGATTCTTGTATTACAATTGCCGTAGAAAACGTTACTCCAGAAGCTGCTAAATTGATTCGTGTGGCTGAAGAGGCTTTATTTAAAGGGATTGAACAGGTAAAAGCTGGTATTCATCTGGTGGAAATTGCTGCTGCAATTGAAGACCATATTAAAGCTAATGACTTTAATGTAGTTGAACAATTTACAGGTCATGGTGTGGGTAGAAATTTACATGAAGAACCAGCGGTTTTTAACTACCGGACTCGTGACATTCCCAATGTAAAATTGCGTGCTGGTATGACTTTGGCAATTGAACCAATTTTGAATGCTGGTTCTAAGAATACCAGGATTTTAGCTGATAGATGGACGGCTGTAACTGTTGATAATGCTTTGTCTGCTCAGTTTGAGCATACTGTATTAGTTACAGACAGTGGTTATGAGATTTTGACTGATAGATCCCTAGTTTAA
- a CDS encoding amidase yields the protein MNEIDLAFTPALKLAQLIRLRVVSPLDVVEIYLERIYRLNPQLGSYFTVTADLAVADAKAKTELLTTTSELPPFFGVPISIKDLNAVAGITCTYGNAALLNHIPNYDDGVVIRIKQAGFTIIGKTATSELGSYPYSEPVGFPPARNPWNLEYTPGGSSGGAAASVAAGLSAIAQGSDGGGSIRGPAACCGVVGIKPARGRVTKAPVGDRLGGIAVNGPIARTVADAAAMLDVISGYFTGDPYWLSDPQPSFFAATQVKNLRLKIAFSTSVPPLGAADKNCQQGVLQTVELLEEFGHEVEERCPDFSGLVEPFQIVWQSGVAAAGIPPEALQPLNRWLLARTGSLAEYLQALAQMQIFSRSIVAFFDTVDVLVLPVYLHSPIRVGEWENLSPEETFQNIINWVAPCPVANATGLPAIAIPVGFDSNGLPMSVQLVGKPAAESTLISLAAQLETANPWIQHRPVFAL from the coding sequence ATGAATGAAATTGATTTAGCTTTTACCCCAGCTTTAAAATTAGCGCAACTAATCCGTCTTCGGGTAGTTTCACCCCTAGATGTGGTAGAAATATATTTAGAACGGATTTACCGCTTAAATCCCCAATTAGGAAGTTATTTTACAGTTACAGCAGATCTGGCTGTTGCTGATGCTAAAGCCAAGACAGAATTACTCACAACCACCTCAGAACTACCACCATTTTTTGGTGTCCCGATTTCTATTAAAGACCTAAATGCTGTTGCAGGTATTACTTGCACTTACGGAAATGCGGCATTGCTGAATCATATCCCTAACTATGATGATGGCGTAGTTATCAGGATTAAACAAGCCGGTTTTACGATTATTGGCAAAACTGCCACTTCTGAGTTAGGTTCTTATCCTTACAGCGAACCTGTGGGATTTCCTCCAGCGAGAAACCCGTGGAATTTAGAATATACTCCCGGTGGTTCTAGTGGTGGTGCAGCCGCATCAGTAGCTGCGGGATTAAGTGCGATCGCACAAGGTTCAGATGGTGGTGGTTCAATTCGTGGTCCTGCGGCTTGTTGTGGTGTGGTGGGAATCAAACCAGCGCGGGGAAGAGTCACAAAAGCACCGGTAGGTGATCGCTTGGGAGGAATAGCTGTCAATGGACCCATTGCTAGAACTGTAGCAGATGCAGCAGCGATGTTAGATGTCATATCTGGCTATTTCACTGGTGATCCTTATTGGTTAAGCGATCCACAACCTTCCTTTTTTGCAGCAACTCAAGTGAAAAACCTTAGGTTAAAAATAGCTTTTAGTACCAGTGTCCCTCCGTTGGGAGCAGCCGACAAGAATTGTCAACAAGGAGTTTTACAAACAGTTGAACTTCTAGAAGAATTTGGACACGAAGTAGAAGAAAGATGTCCTGATTTCAGCGGTTTAGTAGAACCATTTCAAATTGTCTGGCAATCTGGAGTAGCTGCGGCGGGAATTCCCCCAGAAGCATTGCAGCCATTGAATCGGTGGTTATTAGCTAGAACTGGTTCTCTAGCTGAGTACTTACAAGCATTGGCACAAATGCAAATCTTTTCTCGGTCAATTGTCGCCTTTTTTGATACTGTAGATGTGCTGGTTTTACCAGTTTATTTACATTCCCCAATTCGCGTGGGTGAATGGGAAAATTTGAGTCCAGAAGAGACATTCCAAAATATTATTAACTGGGTTGCCCCTTGTCCTGTAGCAAATGCTACAGGCTTACCTGCGATCGCTATTCCCGTTGGTTTTGATAGCAACGGGTTACCCATGAGTGTGCAGTTAGTAGGTAAACCTGCCGCTGAGTCCACTTTAATTAGTCTAGCAGCGCAATTAGAAACCGCTAACCCTTGGATTCAACATCGTCCCGTATTTGCCCTATAA
- a CDS encoding Crp/Fnr family transcriptional regulator, whose amino-acid sequence MQASLAQITQIKVFADLETTDQLNLQPYTVVKPYGKGEIIFHESDSLPAKLYAVASGVIKVSKTATTGKETILRNLGTREIFAAPALLGNGISPATVTAESDCEILTVEQDALLTAIQQKPDIPLRMLVVFNNRIQQLHETVHGLVSERAIIRFSTSEISSIFRYYIGNRNNSKR is encoded by the coding sequence ATGCAGGCTTCCTTAGCACAAATTACCCAAATTAAAGTGTTTGCAGATTTAGAAACCACAGATCAACTAAATCTGCAACCTTATACTGTAGTGAAACCTTATGGAAAAGGAGAGATAATTTTTCATGAAAGTGATTCCTTACCCGCTAAATTGTATGCTGTTGCTAGTGGAGTAATTAAAGTTAGTAAAACAGCAACCACAGGTAAAGAAACAATCCTTCGTAACTTAGGAACTCGGGAAATTTTCGCCGCACCTGCATTATTAGGTAATGGCATTTCTCCAGCTACTGTCACCGCTGAATCTGACTGTGAAATTCTAACTGTAGAACAAGATGCCTTATTAACAGCTATTCAACAAAAGCCTGATATTCCTTTGCGAATGTTAGTAGTTTTTAATAACCGCATACAGCAATTACATGAAACAGTTCACGGTTTAGTTTCAGAAAGGGCAATTATTCGATTTTCGACTAGCGAGATTAGTTCAATATTTCGCTACTACATCGGGAACAGAAACAATAGCAAAAGGTGA
- a CDS encoding P-II family nitrogen regulator, whose product MKIVKRIEILSNSLELQNILKKLDNAGVSGYKIIQHVIGKGNRGRVIDDLEGHGLTNGSIMNTCSEEREYQVVEAIRPVLKKFGGVCVVSDPKSIIH is encoded by the coding sequence GTGAAAATTGTCAAGAGAATTGAAATACTTAGTAATTCTTTAGAACTACAAAATATTTTAAAAAAATTAGATAATGCAGGCGTTTCTGGATATAAAATTATTCAGCATGTTATAGGCAAAGGAAACAGAGGTAGAGTTATTGATGATTTAGAAGGCCATGGACTCACTAATGGTTCTATTATGAATACTTGTAGTGAAGAACGAGAATATCAAGTAGTTGAAGCGATTAGACCTGTTCTCAAAAAATTCGGGGGTGTATGTGTTGTTTCTGATCCTAAATCAATTATACATTAG
- a CDS encoding SAM-dependent methyltransferase yields MTNTTLKFSTACGHQVLAAAGKKYLRPDGGIATEKLCQWANFQPSDRVLELASSFGYSAISLVQHYHVKVVGIEKNPESVAIAHVNIRADGLENEIQISEGDILHLDKIPGIFDYFLAEAILIMQSPQGKAKVLTEIHNRVKPGGKFLSHELLANDKETEISADLAKVIKVNSTPLSAIHWIQAFTQAGLQVQKYETAAMSLLNCWRML; encoded by the coding sequence ATGACCAACACTACCCTCAAATTCTCAACTGCTTGTGGACACCAAGTGTTAGCAGCAGCAGGTAAAAAATATCTACGTCCCGATGGAGGCATAGCTACGGAAAAATTATGCCAATGGGCGAATTTTCAACCAAGTGATAGAGTTTTAGAATTAGCTTCTAGCTTTGGTTATAGTGCCATTTCTCTAGTTCAACACTACCATGTAAAGGTAGTAGGAATAGAAAAAAATCCCGAAAGTGTAGCTATTGCGCATGTTAATATCCGCGCTGATGGCTTAGAAAATGAAATTCAAATTAGTGAAGGCGATATTTTACACCTGGATAAAATACCAGGCATATTTGATTACTTTTTAGCAGAAGCAATTCTGATAATGCAATCTCCACAAGGGAAAGCCAAGGTATTAACAGAAATTCACAACCGAGTGAAACCGGGAGGTAAATTTCTCTCCCATGAATTATTAGCTAATGACAAAGAAACAGAAATTAGTGCAGATTTAGCTAAGGTAATTAAAGTGAATTCTACGCCTCTTTCAGCAATTCATTGGATTCAGGCTTTTACACAAGCAGGATTACAAGTACAGAAATATGAAACTGCTGCTATGAGTTTACTGAATTGCTGGCGAATGTTGTAA